A window of Neisseria canis contains these coding sequences:
- a CDS encoding formate--tetrahydrofolate ligase, with the protein MSHRSDAEIARKTAMQPIQTIAAKLGLSADQLEQYGKYKAKINPADAFALPKKQGRLILVTAINPTPAGEGKTTVTIGLADALNQIGKNAAVAMREPSLGPVFGIKGGAAGGGYAQVLPMEDINLHFTGDFHAIGAANNLLAAMLDNHIYQGNQLNINPKRVLWRRAVDINDRQLRNIISGLGKPTDGVMRPDGFDITVASEVMAVFCLAKDLTDLKTRLGNILVAYSHDGQPVYARDLKAHGAMAALLKDAIKPNLVQTIEGTPAFVHGGPFANIAHGCNSVTATLLAQHLSDYAVTEAGFGADLGAEKFCDIKCRLAGLKPDAAVIVATVRALKYNGGVAKPDLNRENPEALQKGLPNLLKHIDNLKNVFGLPIVVALNRFVSDTNQELDLIKQACAEHGVEVSLTEVWEKGGKGGIDLAEKVLAAIEQQPNRFSFAYDEQASIPEKIRTIAQKVYGTEDVDFSAEAMAEIQSLEKLGLDKMPVCMAKTQYSLSDNAKLLGRPNGFRITVRGITLSAGAGFIVALCGNMMKMPGLPASPAAERIDVNDEGIITGLF; encoded by the coding sequence ATGAGCCACCGATCCGATGCAGAAATCGCCCGCAAAACCGCGATGCAACCCATCCAAACCATAGCTGCCAAACTCGGTCTCTCTGCCGATCAACTTGAACAATACGGCAAATACAAAGCCAAAATCAACCCCGCCGATGCGTTTGCCCTGCCCAAAAAACAAGGCCGCCTGATTCTGGTTACCGCCATCAACCCCACACCCGCAGGCGAGGGTAAAACCACCGTAACCATCGGTTTGGCCGATGCGTTGAACCAAATCGGCAAAAACGCTGCGGTGGCCATGCGCGAACCTTCGCTCGGCCCTGTTTTCGGCATCAAAGGCGGCGCAGCAGGCGGCGGCTATGCCCAAGTTTTGCCGATGGAAGACATCAACCTGCACTTTACCGGCGACTTTCACGCTATCGGCGCGGCAAACAACCTGCTGGCCGCCATGCTGGATAACCACATTTACCAAGGAAATCAATTAAATATCAACCCCAAGCGCGTGTTATGGCGCCGCGCCGTCGATATAAACGACCGCCAACTGCGTAACATTATCAGCGGCTTGGGCAAGCCCACAGACGGCGTGATGCGCCCCGACGGCTTTGATATTACCGTTGCATCCGAAGTGATGGCCGTGTTTTGCCTGGCAAAAGACTTGACCGACCTCAAAACACGTTTAGGCAATATACTGGTCGCATACAGCCACGACGGGCAGCCGGTTTACGCCCGCGACTTAAAAGCCCACGGCGCAATGGCCGCCTTGTTGAAAGACGCCATCAAACCCAACCTGGTGCAAACCATAGAAGGCACGCCCGCATTCGTACACGGCGGCCCGTTTGCCAACATTGCCCACGGCTGCAACTCCGTAACCGCCACGCTTTTGGCTCAACATTTGAGCGACTACGCCGTAACCGAAGCCGGCTTCGGTGCCGACTTGGGCGCAGAAAAATTCTGCGACATCAAATGCCGATTGGCCGGCCTCAAGCCGGATGCAGCCGTTATCGTGGCTACTGTTCGCGCACTCAAATATAACGGCGGCGTAGCAAAGCCCGATTTAAACCGCGAAAATCCGGAAGCTCTGCAAAAAGGTTTGCCCAATTTGTTGAAACATATCGACAACCTTAAAAACGTGTTCGGCCTGCCTATTGTGGTTGCCCTCAACCGATTTGTGTCCGACACCAATCAAGAATTGGATTTAATCAAGCAAGCCTGTGCAGAGCACGGCGTAGAAGTGTCCTTAACCGAGGTGTGGGAAAAAGGCGGGAAAGGCGGTATTGATTTGGCCGAAAAAGTATTGGCCGCCATCGAACAACAGCCCAACCGCTTCTCTTTTGCTTACGATGAACAGGCAAGCATTCCCGAAAAAATCCGTACCATCGCTCAAAAGGTTTACGGTACGGAAGACGTAGATTTCAGCGCGGAAGCCATGGCTGAAATCCAATCATTGGAAAAACTCGGCTTGGATAAAATGCCTGTCTGCATGGCCAAAACGCAATATTCATTAAGCGATAACGCCAAGCTCTTAGGCCGCCCCAACGGCTTTCGGATAACCGTTCGCGGCATTACCTTATCAGCCGGCGCCGGCTTTATCGTCGCCTTATGCGGAAACATGATGAAAATGCCCGGGCTTCCCGCTTCCCCGGCGGCAGAAAGAATTGATGTGAACGATGAAGGCATCATCACAGGGTTGTTCTAA
- a CDS encoding EamA family transporter: MVTGSWFYWALASAFFAALTAVFAKVGLQGIDSDFATFIRTLVIIAALALFLTYTGKWQGVEGFSGKNWAFLILSGLATGASWLAYFKALQLGEASKVAPVDKFSIVLVTVMAVLFLKERPSAQEWLGIGLITAGVLVLALRK; encoded by the coding sequence ATGGTTACGGGCTCTTGGTTTTATTGGGCGCTGGCTTCCGCTTTTTTTGCCGCGCTCACGGCGGTGTTTGCCAAAGTGGGTTTGCAGGGGATTGATTCGGACTTTGCAACCTTTATCCGAACGCTGGTGATTATCGCCGCGCTGGCGCTGTTTCTCACTTATACGGGCAAATGGCAGGGTGTGGAAGGATTCAGCGGGAAAAACTGGGCATTTCTGATTCTGTCGGGTTTGGCAACGGGCGCTTCGTGGCTGGCTTATTTCAAGGCTTTGCAGCTGGGCGAGGCTTCGAAAGTGGCGCCGGTGGATAAATTCAGCATCGTGTTGGTAACCGTGATGGCGGTGCTGTTTTTAAAAGAACGTCCGAGCGCGCAGGAATGGTTGGGCATCGGTTTGATTACGGCGGGCGTGCTGGTTTTGGCGTTGAGAAAATAA
- a CDS encoding L-threonylcarbamoyladenylate synthase — protein MPRPFSAPFSRRLSSRLKRGGLVAYPTESCYGLGCLPQNVRALQKLVRLKKRPQHKGMIVIGDGLLRLLPLLKGLSEKEQQGIAAAWPAPLTYLLPVSSKAPVMLRGKGRSKLAVRVPAHQGARALCRALRTPLVSTSCNKAGKRPCKTEREVRRQFGRQVAVVGGRCGGAKTPSRIVDWASGTRLR, from the coding sequence ATGCCGCGCCCGTTTTCCGCACCGTTTTCCCGCCGTTTGTCCAGCCGTCTGAAACGCGGCGGCCTGGTCGCCTATCCCACCGAATCATGCTACGGCTTGGGCTGCCTGCCGCAGAACGTGCGTGCGCTGCAAAAATTAGTGCGCCTCAAAAAGCGGCCGCAGCATAAAGGCATGATTGTAATCGGCGACGGTTTGCTCCGCTTGCTGCCTTTGTTGAAAGGCCTGTCTGAAAAAGAACAGCAAGGCATTGCTGCCGCTTGGCCCGCGCCGCTCACTTACCTTTTGCCCGTTTCATCCAAAGCCCCCGTTATGTTACGCGGCAAGGGCCGCAGCAAGCTGGCCGTTCGGGTGCCGGCGCATCAAGGCGCACGCGCATTATGCCGCGCTTTGCGCACCCCGCTGGTTTCCACTTCGTGCAACAAAGCGGGCAAGCGGCCCTGCAAAACCGAGCGTGAAGTGCGGAGGCAATTCGGGCGGCAGGTTGCCGTTGTCGGCGGGCGCTGCGGCGGCGCCAAAACACCGAGCCGCATAGTGGATTGGGCGAGCGGCACGCGCTTGCGTTGA
- a CDS encoding ABC transporter ATP-binding protein has translation MTQPFIEMKDVAFAYGDRPILNNVNFSIERGNFAAIMGGSGSGKTTLMRLITGQIHPQKGQVLVEGRDLAALSASELYEHRRRMGVLFQHGALFTDLSVFDNIAFPMRELTELPEDVIRDLVILKLNAVGLRGVEHLMPSELSGGMARRVALARTIALDPELMLYDEPFTGLDPISLGVIALLISRINTALRSTSVMVSHDVAQSFAIVNQVIFLAHGEVMFSGSPEEIHTMDSPWVQQFIGGKPNGPVSFRYPAETTLQQDLQV, from the coding sequence ATGACCCAGCCCTTTATCGAAATGAAAGACGTGGCCTTTGCCTACGGCGACCGCCCCATTTTGAACAATGTTAATTTCAGCATTGAGCGGGGTAATTTCGCCGCCATCATGGGCGGTTCGGGCAGCGGCAAAACCACGCTGATGCGCCTGATTACCGGGCAGATTCATCCGCAAAAAGGGCAGGTTTTGGTGGAAGGGCGCGATTTGGCCGCGCTTTCTGCGTCCGAACTGTATGAACACCGCCGCCGCATGGGCGTTTTGTTTCAACACGGCGCGCTGTTTACCGATTTATCCGTGTTCGACAATATTGCCTTCCCGATGCGCGAATTAACCGAGCTGCCGGAAGACGTGATTCGGGATTTGGTGATTTTAAAATTGAACGCTGTGGGGCTGCGCGGTGTCGAACATTTAATGCCGTCGGAATTGTCGGGCGGCATGGCCAGGCGGGTGGCCTTGGCGCGTACCATTGCGCTCGACCCGGAATTAATGCTTTATGACGAACCGTTTACCGGCTTGGATCCGATTTCGCTGGGCGTGATCGCTTTATTAATCAGCCGCATCAACACGGCGCTGCGCTCTACCAGCGTGATGGTGTCGCACGATGTGGCGCAATCGTTTGCCATTGTGAACCAAGTGATTTTTCTGGCGCACGGCGAAGTGATGTTTTCCGGTTCGCCCGAAGAAATCCACACAATGGATTCGCCGTGGGTGCAGCAGTTTATCGGCGGCAAGCCCAACGGGCCGGTGAGCTTCCGTTATCCCGCAGAAACCACCCTGCAGCAGGATTTACAGGTATAA
- the mlaE gene encoding lipid asymmetry maintenance ABC transporter permease subunit MlaE, which yields MSFFQFIGAKVLNFLQILGSQILFFFRIIGASGSAVMRPRLSLRQIYFAGVLSMLIVAVSGLFVGMVLGLQGYTQLAKFKSADVLGFMVAASLLRELGPVLAAILFASSAGGAMTSEIGLMKTTEQLEAMNVMAVDPVSRVVAPRFWAGVLSMPLLASIFNVAGIYGSYIIGVQWLGLDSGIFWSQMQNNISFSYDVLNGLIKSVFFGVAVTLIAVYQGFHAKPTSEGILRASTRTVVSSALTVLAIDFILTAFMFTG from the coding sequence ATGAGCTTTTTCCAATTTATCGGCGCCAAAGTTTTAAACTTTCTGCAAATCCTCGGCAGCCAGATTCTGTTTTTTTTCAGGATAATCGGCGCTTCCGGTTCGGCCGTTATGCGGCCGCGCCTGAGCCTGCGCCAGATTTATTTCGCCGGCGTTTTGTCGATGCTGATTGTGGCCGTGTCCGGCCTGTTTGTCGGCATGGTGCTCGGCTTGCAGGGCTATACCCAGCTTGCCAAATTCAAATCGGCAGATGTTTTGGGCTTTATGGTGGCCGCTTCCCTGCTGCGCGAGCTGGGGCCCGTGTTGGCCGCCATACTGTTTGCCAGCAGCGCGGGCGGCGCCATGACCAGCGAAATCGGTTTGATGAAAACCACCGAGCAGCTCGAAGCGATGAATGTGATGGCGGTTGACCCCGTGTCGCGCGTGGTGGCACCGCGCTTTTGGGCCGGCGTACTTTCCATGCCGCTTTTGGCTTCGATTTTCAATGTGGCGGGGATTTACGGCTCGTATATCATCGGCGTACAGTGGCTGGGGCTGGACAGCGGCATTTTCTGGTCGCAGATGCAAAACAATATTTCGTTCAGCTACGATGTGCTTAACGGTTTGATCAAATCGGTGTTTTTCGGTGTGGCCGTTACCCTGATTGCCGTTTATCAAGGCTTTCACGCCAAACCCACATCGGAAGGCATTTTACGCGCCAGCACGCGCACGGTGGTTTCTTCCGCACTCACCGTTTTGGCCATTGATTTTATCTTAACCGCCTTTATGTTTACCGGATAA
- the mlaD gene encoding outer membrane lipid asymmetry maintenance protein MlaD, whose translation MKRSTLELWVGLFAVIGIAAIAFLSFRVAGGGALGSSSGQTYTVYANFSDIGGLKVKAPVKASGVLVGRVGDIRLDPKTYHAQVTLDLYKQYQFSSDVSAQILTSGLLGEQYIGLTQGGDIEELAAGDTITLTSSAMVLENLIGKFMTSFAEKNAESSPGGSPAASGTTE comes from the coding sequence ATGAAAAGAAGCACTTTAGAACTCTGGGTCGGCTTGTTTGCCGTAATCGGCATTGCCGCCATCGCCTTTTTGTCTTTCCGAGTGGCAGGCGGCGGGGCATTGGGCAGCTCAAGCGGGCAAACCTATACCGTGTATGCCAATTTTTCCGACATCGGCGGCTTGAAAGTCAAAGCCCCGGTTAAAGCGTCCGGGGTGCTGGTGGGGCGAGTGGGCGACATCCGGCTCGACCCGAAAACCTACCATGCGCAAGTGACCCTGGATTTATATAAGCAATACCAGTTCAGCAGCGACGTGAGCGCACAAATCCTCACTTCCGGCCTGCTGGGCGAGCAATATATCGGCCTCACGCAGGGCGGCGATATTGAAGAGCTTGCTGCGGGCGACACCATCACTTTAACCAGCTCGGCTATGGTATTGGAAAACCTGATCGGCAAATTTATGACCAGTTTTGCCGAGAAAAATGCCGAGTCTTCACCCGGCGGCAGCCCTGCGGCAAGCGGCACAACAGAATAA
- a CDS encoding MlaC/ttg2D family ABC transporter substrate-binding protein, producing MKKTAILSALGIGVMSISMAFATPQQAVSQVQSSADQVLSILSKANGSNNAAIRKQAENYAMPHFDFQRMTALAIGNPWRSASPAQQKALTDEFKTLLIRTYSGTMLQYKNAKVNVAPNPTVNKGGKEVVVRAQITPAGGKTVNMDFTTYQSGGKYRAYNVAIEGASLVTVYRGQFGETIKAKGIDGLIADLKAKNSK from the coding sequence ATGAAAAAAACGGCCATCCTCTCAGCATTGGGCATAGGCGTGATGAGCATCAGTATGGCATTTGCCACACCGCAGCAGGCGGTTAGCCAAGTGCAGTCAAGCGCAGATCAAGTGTTGAGCATTCTCAGCAAGGCCAACGGCAGCAACAACGCAGCCATACGCAAACAGGCGGAAAACTATGCGATGCCCCATTTCGATTTCCAACGCATGACAGCGCTGGCCATCGGCAATCCGTGGCGCAGCGCCAGCCCCGCGCAACAAAAAGCCCTGACCGATGAGTTTAAAACGCTGCTCATCCGCACCTATTCCGGCACCATGCTGCAATATAAAAATGCCAAAGTAAACGTGGCGCCCAATCCAACCGTCAACAAAGGCGGCAAAGAAGTGGTGGTGCGCGCCCAAATTACCCCGGCCGGCGGCAAAACCGTGAATATGGATTTCACCACCTACCAAAGCGGCGGCAAATACCGCGCGTATAACGTGGCTATTGAAGGCGCCAGCCTGGTAACCGTGTACCGCGGCCAGTTTGGCGAAACCATCAAAGCCAAAGGTATCGACGGCCTGATTGCCGATTTGAAAGCCAAAAACAGCAAATAA
- a CDS encoding STAS domain-containing protein — MNTEIRENVLLLSGEVTVTTVTAATYRQFRQACTSPKVDTLDLSGVTRADSACLSLLLSAVRREPKPAIRSIPESVASLAELYEIQEWIRV, encoded by the coding sequence ATGAACACCGAAATCCGTGAAAACGTATTGCTGCTGAGCGGCGAAGTAACCGTAACCACGGTAACTGCCGCTACCTACCGGCAATTCAGACAGGCATGTACATCACCGAAGGTCGACACCCTTGATTTATCGGGCGTTACCCGCGCCGATTCCGCATGCTTGTCGCTGCTGCTGAGCGCAGTTCGGCGCGAGCCCAAACCCGCTATCCGCAGCATCCCCGAATCTGTCGCCTCACTTGCCGAGCTTTACGAAATTCAAGAATGGATACGCGTATGA
- a CDS encoding MlaA family lipoprotein, translating into MNKHQTAVLASLLLALSAPASAEHNPHDPYEGYNRFMFKVNDVADRYVMTPVAKGYRAVTPKPVRTGVSNFFNNLRDVASFGSNVLRLDIKRASEDLVRVGVNTTFGVGGLIDVAGAGGVPNNKNTLGDTFASWGWKNSNYFVYPLTGPSTVRDALGSTITTAALPVDNYIFKDTGVRIGEKALNAVNQREQYLDLTASLDEAAIDKYAAVRDVYMSMRAKQLGIAPPQAGEEIDIDDLVTDDAPGAEPAVATENVEAENMSVVPRQTDAPASVIQLKNGETVSISDYVPAQ; encoded by the coding sequence ATGAACAAGCACCAAACCGCAGTTCTGGCCAGCTTACTGCTTGCACTCAGTGCCCCCGCATCGGCCGAACACAATCCACACGACCCTTACGAAGGTTATAACCGCTTCATGTTTAAAGTGAACGACGTGGCCGACCGCTATGTGATGACACCTGTAGCAAAAGGCTACCGCGCGGTTACGCCCAAGCCCGTACGCACCGGTGTAAGCAACTTTTTCAATAACCTGCGCGATGTGGCGAGTTTCGGCAGCAACGTTTTGCGCTTGGACATCAAGCGCGCCAGCGAAGATTTGGTGCGCGTGGGCGTCAACACCACGTTCGGTGTGGGCGGTTTGATTGATGTTGCCGGAGCAGGCGGGGTGCCGAACAATAAAAACACATTGGGCGATACGTTTGCTTCTTGGGGTTGGAAAAACAGCAACTATTTCGTTTATCCGCTTACCGGCCCCAGCACCGTGCGCGACGCACTCGGCAGCACCATCACCACAGCGGCTTTGCCGGTGGATAACTATATTTTCAAAGATACCGGCGTGCGTATCGGTGAAAAGGCGCTGAATGCGGTAAACCAGCGCGAACAATACCTCGACCTCACCGCCAGCCTGGATGAGGCGGCCATCGACAAATATGCCGCAGTGCGCGACGTGTATATGAGTATGCGCGCCAAGCAGCTCGGCATTGCTCCGCCGCAGGCCGGCGAGGAAATCGATATTGACGATTTGGTAACAGATGATGCGCCGGGTGCCGAACCGGCGGTTGCGACAGAGAATGTTGAAGCGGAAAACATGTCTGTTGTACCTAGGCAAACCGATGCACCTGCTTCTGTGATTCAGCTGAAAAACGGGGAAACGGTAAGCATCAGCGATTATGTGCCGGCACAATAA
- a CDS encoding capsule biosynthesis protein: MQAQTIPSNLENLARHKQILLLQGPIGPFFRNLAQWLEQQGAAVFKFNFNHGDQVFYPLSVGNTHNYQGRYEAFQSMLEDFLKANGIQAVVCFGDTRPYHRIAKQVCEELGNISFWAFEEGYFRPHFVTLEEHGVNAYSELPRQKQFFLDAYACLKQQEYAAPKPVPDGFWPRAKLAVRYYLAASLGQSKYPDYKHHRIDKLRHYVKLWTLSGIKRFNYILNDHNFARQVENGKFGRFFVLPLQVFNDSQIHVHSDFASVREFLLYVLESFAAHAPFDKVLIVKHHPMDRGFIDYQQDIDLFLDKYPQLRMRIHYVHDVPLPVFLRHGAGMVTLNSTSGISALVHNMPVKVIGRAHYDIPGLTSQQSLSEFWHRPDKPDAALFHAYRMYHLNVTQINGSFYSRVNLPEIK, from the coding sequence ATGCAAGCCCAAACCATTCCCTCTAATTTAGAGAATCTTGCCAGACACAAGCAAATTCTTTTGCTGCAAGGCCCGATCGGCCCGTTTTTCCGTAACTTGGCACAGTGGCTGGAGCAGCAAGGGGCGGCGGTATTCAAATTTAACTTCAATCACGGAGACCAGGTTTTTTACCCCTTATCGGTCGGCAATACCCATAATTATCAAGGGCGTTATGAAGCGTTCCAATCCATGTTGGAAGATTTTTTGAAGGCCAACGGCATTCAGGCGGTGGTTTGTTTTGGCGACACGCGTCCGTATCATCGGATTGCCAAACAAGTATGTGAAGAATTAGGCAATATCAGTTTTTGGGCGTTTGAAGAGGGCTATTTCCGCCCGCATTTTGTTACGCTGGAAGAGCATGGCGTGAATGCTTATTCCGAGTTGCCGCGTCAAAAGCAATTCTTTTTGGATGCTTATGCCTGTCTGAAACAGCAAGAATATGCTGCACCCAAGCCCGTGCCGGACGGCTTTTGGCCGAGGGCGAAGCTGGCGGTTCGTTATTATCTGGCCGCCAGTTTGGGGCAGAGTAAATATCCTGATTATAAGCACCACCGCATTGATAAGCTGCGGCATTATGTAAAGCTGTGGACTCTTTCCGGCATCAAGCGCTTCAACTATATCTTGAACGACCATAATTTCGCCCGGCAAGTAGAAAACGGCAAGTTCGGACGCTTTTTCGTGTTGCCGCTGCAAGTGTTCAACGACAGCCAAATCCATGTGCACAGTGATTTTGCCAGCGTGCGTGAATTTCTCTTGTATGTGTTGGAATCTTTCGCAGCGCACGCGCCGTTTGATAAGGTGTTGATTGTCAAACACCATCCTATGGACCGTGGATTTATCGATTACCAGCAAGACATTGATTTGTTTCTGGACAAATATCCCCAATTGCGCATGCGTATCCATTATGTACACGACGTGCCGCTGCCGGTGTTTTTGCGCCATGGCGCCGGAATGGTTACGCTCAACAGCACAAGCGGCATTTCAGCGCTGGTTCACAATATGCCGGTTAAAGTGATCGGCCGGGCGCATTACGATATTCCCGGGCTGACTTCCCAACAAAGCCTGTCTGAATTCTGGCACCGGCCCGATAAACCCGATGCGGCTTTGTTTCATGCTTACCGCATGTATCATCTGAATGTTACCCAAATCAACGGCAGCTTTTACAGCCGCGTTAATTTACCCGAAATCAAATAA
- the dnaJ gene encoding molecular chaperone DnaJ: protein MMNQDFYETLGVSRSASDEEIKKAYRKLAMKYHPDRNPGDQAAEEKFKEVQKAYDVLSDAQKRSAYDQFGHAGVDPNMGGGFGGGFGGFGGAQGFDFGDIFSQMFGGGGAGGRQQNYQGADLQYAVEITLEEAAAGLKKRIQIPTYEECDVCHGRGAKPGTSATTCSTCHGSGTIHVRQAIFQLQQTCPTCHGTGKEIKDPCIKCRGEGRVKTTKTVEVNIPAGIDDGQRIRLSGEGEPGKNGAPSGDLYVIVHVKAHKTFERNGLDLHCELPISITTAALGGEVEVPTLEGKVKLSIPKETQTGRRMRIRGKGIKSLRSSAQGDLYCHVVVETPVNLTDRQKELLEEFENISTGLSRSQTPRQKSFKDKLRDLFE from the coding sequence ATCATGAACCAAGATTTTTACGAAACATTAGGCGTATCCAGAAGCGCCAGTGATGAAGAGATTAAAAAAGCCTACCGCAAGCTGGCAATGAAATACCATCCCGACCGCAATCCGGGCGACCAGGCGGCGGAAGAAAAATTCAAGGAAGTGCAGAAAGCCTACGATGTGCTTTCCGATGCGCAGAAACGCAGCGCATACGACCAATTCGGCCATGCCGGAGTCGACCCGAATATGGGTGGCGGATTCGGCGGGGGCTTTGGCGGATTCGGCGGTGCACAAGGTTTCGATTTCGGCGATATTTTCAGCCAGATGTTCGGCGGAGGCGGAGCAGGCGGCCGCCAGCAAAATTATCAGGGTGCGGATTTGCAGTATGCAGTTGAAATCACTCTGGAAGAAGCCGCGGCAGGCCTTAAAAAACGCATACAGATTCCTACCTACGAAGAATGCGATGTGTGCCACGGCAGAGGCGCCAAACCCGGCACTTCGGCGACAACGTGTTCCACCTGCCACGGCAGCGGCACCATCCATGTGCGCCAAGCCATTTTCCAATTGCAGCAAACTTGTCCGACCTGTCACGGCACGGGCAAGGAAATCAAAGATCCGTGCATCAAATGCCGCGGCGAAGGCCGTGTCAAAACCACCAAAACCGTTGAAGTCAATATCCCTGCCGGTATTGACGACGGCCAACGCATCCGCTTGAGCGGCGAAGGCGAACCGGGTAAAAACGGCGCGCCCAGCGGCGATTTATATGTGATCGTCCATGTGAAAGCACACAAAACTTTCGAGCGCAACGGCTTGGATTTGCATTGCGAATTGCCGATCAGCATCACCACTGCCGCGCTTGGCGGGGAAGTGGAAGTGCCCACATTGGAAGGCAAGGTTAAGTTGAGCATTCCGAAAGAAACACAAACCGGCCGCCGCATGCGCATCAGGGGCAAAGGCATCAAATCCCTGCGTTCGAGTGCACAGGGCGATCTATACTGTCATGTTGTGGTGGAAACGCCGGTTAACCTTACAGACAGGCAGAAAGAGCTGCTGGAAGAGTTTGAAAACATCTCTACCGGCCTGAGCCGCTCGCAAACCCCGCGGCAGAAATCGTTTAAAGATAAACTGCGCGATTTGTTTGAATAA
- the ygiD gene encoding 4,5-DOPA-extradiol-dioxygenase, giving the protein MTLPALFIGHGSPLNAVEDTAYRNSWLDLGEELRDIYDDEIENILCISSNWITDGTAVTAMDEPPTIRDFSGFPPVLDNISYPAPGNPELAAQIQQLLAPEPVTADLSWGLDHAAWMVLRNLFPDADIPVVQLSLNRNFNARQHYEMAQKLAVLRKQGVLIVGSGNIIHNLGLLDLRHANTPGPGHTWAELAHQLTLKWLKNNNLNSLLDDGHYPQPIRMSMPSPEHFWPLLYVLGVRKGKEYMEIFNDEIVGKSVSMTSLIIGMD; this is encoded by the coding sequence ATGACACTTCCCGCATTATTTATCGGGCACGGCAGCCCCTTAAATGCAGTTGAAGATACTGCCTACCGGAATTCCTGGCTGGATTTGGGTGAAGAATTACGCGATATTTATGATGATGAAATCGAGAATATTCTGTGTATTTCATCTAATTGGATAACCGACGGCACAGCTGTTACCGCCATGGACGAGCCGCCGACCATCCGCGATTTCAGCGGCTTTCCACCCGTGCTCGACAATATCTCCTATCCGGCACCGGGGAATCCCGAATTGGCGGCGCAAATACAGCAATTGCTTGCGCCCGAGCCTGTAACGGCGGATTTGTCTTGGGGATTGGATCATGCGGCTTGGATGGTGTTGCGCAACCTTTTTCCCGATGCGGATATTCCCGTGGTGCAGCTGAGCCTCAACCGCAATTTCAATGCCCGCCAGCATTATGAAATGGCGCAAAAGCTTGCTGTGCTGCGCAAGCAGGGGGTGTTGATTGTGGGCAGCGGCAACATTATCCATAATCTCGGCCTGCTTGATTTGCGCCACGCCAACACACCCGGCCCCGGCCACACTTGGGCGGAGCTGGCGCACCAGCTGACTTTGAAATGGCTGAAAAACAATAATCTGAATTCTTTGCTTGATGACGGACACTATCCCCAGCCCATCCGCATGTCTATGCCTTCCCCCGAGCATTTCTGGCCGCTTTTGTATGTGTTGGGCGTGCGCAAGGGGAAGGAATATATGGAAATTTTCAACGATGAAATCGTGGGTAAGTCTGTGAGTATGACTTCGCTGATTATCGGTATGGATTAG
- a CDS encoding HI_0552 family protein has product MLTAAHCDLFNLPFFQFAQLKKHQPETIPQIKADYQAAWRDWQNTIRQVAQQLGAPFAPPHIERWCNGWQVRAHFFAYFKYADHQNDAAIFSILLNRRRLTVSLDWHCYKADRSSIKLADYNQWPAALSNGAFGSFDIWHGNESEYADYPTVAQQAANGFTLLSAEDFFCIGKHIERDNLGQTDSINWISRQIRTLQPLYEACFTG; this is encoded by the coding sequence ATGCTTACCGCCGCTCATTGCGATTTATTCAACCTGCCCTTTTTCCAATTTGCCCAGCTTAAAAAACACCAGCCGGAAACCATCCCGCAAATCAAAGCCGATTACCAAGCCGCATGGCGGGATTGGCAAAATACGATACGGCAGGTGGCGCAGCAGTTGGGCGCACCGTTTGCACCGCCGCATATCGAGCGCTGGTGCAACGGCTGGCAGGTGCGCGCCCATTTTTTTGCTTATTTCAAATATGCCGACCACCAAAATGACGCCGCTATTTTCTCCATACTGCTCAACCGTCGCCGCTTAACCGTGAGCCTTGATTGGCATTGCTATAAAGCCGACCGGTCATCAATTAAACTTGCCGATTACAATCAATGGCCCGCCGCCCTGAGTAACGGCGCATTCGGCAGCTTCGATATCTGGCACGGCAATGAAAGCGAATATGCCGATTACCCGACCGTGGCGCAACAGGCCGCAAACGGGTTTACCCTGCTCTCGGCGGAAGATTTTTTCTGCATCGGCAAACACATTGAGCGGGACAATCTGGGGCAAACCGACAGCATCAATTGGATCAGCCGGCAAATCCGCACCTTGCAGCCGCTTTATGAAGCGTGTTTCACCGGCTGA